One window of the bacterium genome contains the following:
- a CDS encoding efflux RND transporter permease subunit, protein MLSRFFIHRPIFAMAISILIVIVGALSYTALPREQYPNIAPPTVTVSTTYIGASAEVVAQNVAVPIEEAVNGTPGVLYMQSQSTANGQYTLTVTFALGTDPDLDAVAVQNRVSQASANLPAAVNNFGLTVRKASPNFLMGVSVYSPDDSYDPTFLSNYALLHLVDPFLRVPGIGDYFIFPQRSYALRAWLSPDRLAALGLTSGDVSNAITSQNVIAPTGTLGLRPSLPGTQIQYTVTANGQVSDASQLDNIAVHTLPDGTVVRLRDVARTELGAQDYGTSGWRNGHPSAIIILLQSPGSNALAASQGVRAALAGLSKQFPPELTADIAFDSTLFITAALNDVTRTLGLAVLLVLVVVTVFLGRARATLIPMLAIPVSLIGAFAIFNALGFTVNILTMFALTLAIGLVVDDAIVVVEAVERHIDEGLAPLAAAEAAMRQVQAPIIGIVLVLDAVFLPTAFIGGLSGQLYRQFALTLVSAVTLSGLVALTLTPALCGLLLQPRAAARGPLAWFFGGFNALFAWGTDLYIRLLRWAIRVRWGMLVALALVALIAFEIVRILPSTFVPIEDQGFFVVAFRLPDGATQDRTENVERKAEQFLRTLPGVDQIFTIGGYDILGGGVINSNAFAAFVTLRPWDERRSRDEQLFPLLVRANAAFSRFPEAIGFAFPLPPLPGEGNVNGFQFIAEDRNGTSDFNALARVAQGVIGAASTHPEVTALSTGFRTTTPRYNVVVNRDKAATLGVSLDSVYQGLSAFLGGLQINNVTLFGRVYKVMIQAEPAFRMTADNIGGLYVRSAAGGMVPLSTLVAVTPGSGPATVTRYNGYYAAEIDGQAPFGASSARAIDVMEQVARTALPAGYGYEWTGLAYQEKQAGGTQALIFMLALVLVFLLLAALYESWSIPFSILLSVPIAAFGSLAAIMVRGILFRDVLSDVYVQIGLVMLIGLTAKNAILIVEFAKEQHEREGLPVIDAAIAGARLRLRPILMTSLAFVFAAMPMVFATGAGANSRHSLGTGVVGGMTTATLMGIFFIPVLYVLVAGGRGRRGHRDTPPSPAPDAPSAPAPETAPGEGSSDHGTPPGSERDPG, encoded by the coding sequence GTGCTGAGTCGGTTCTTCATTCACCGCCCGATCTTCGCGATGGCGATCTCGATATTGATCGTCATCGTTGGCGCCCTGTCCTACACCGCGCTCCCGCGCGAGCAGTACCCGAACATCGCGCCTCCGACCGTGACCGTCAGCACCACCTACATCGGCGCGAGCGCAGAGGTGGTCGCCCAGAACGTCGCCGTACCGATCGAGGAGGCCGTCAACGGAACCCCCGGCGTGCTCTATATGCAATCGCAGAGCACGGCGAACGGGCAGTACACGTTGACCGTGACCTTCGCGCTCGGGACCGACCCCGACCTCGATGCCGTGGCGGTCCAGAACCGCGTCAGTCAAGCCTCCGCCAACCTGCCCGCCGCCGTGAACAATTTCGGCCTCACGGTACGCAAGGCGTCACCCAACTTCTTGATGGGCGTCTCAGTGTACTCGCCGGACGACAGCTACGACCCCACGTTTCTCTCCAACTACGCGTTGCTCCACTTGGTGGATCCGTTCCTCCGGGTTCCCGGCATCGGCGACTACTTCATCTTCCCGCAGCGGAGCTACGCGCTCCGCGCCTGGCTGAGCCCCGACCGGCTGGCGGCGCTCGGGTTGACGTCGGGCGACGTGTCGAACGCGATCACGTCGCAAAACGTCATCGCCCCGACCGGGACGCTCGGACTGCGGCCGAGCCTCCCGGGCACGCAGATCCAGTACACGGTAACCGCGAACGGACAGGTGTCGGATGCGAGCCAGCTCGACAACATCGCGGTGCACACGCTGCCCGACGGCACCGTCGTGCGCCTGCGGGACGTCGCGCGGACCGAACTCGGCGCGCAGGATTACGGCACGAGCGGCTGGCGGAATGGGCACCCCTCCGCCATCATCATTCTTCTGCAGAGCCCGGGGTCGAACGCACTGGCGGCGTCCCAGGGGGTGCGCGCCGCGCTCGCGGGCCTGTCTAAGCAGTTCCCGCCGGAACTCACCGCGGACATCGCGTTCGACAGCACGCTGTTCATCACCGCGGCGCTGAACGACGTCACCCGAACCCTCGGGCTGGCGGTGCTCCTCGTCCTCGTCGTCGTCACGGTCTTCCTCGGCCGGGCCCGCGCGACCCTCATCCCGATGCTCGCCATCCCCGTGTCCCTCATCGGCGCGTTTGCGATCTTCAACGCCTTGGGCTTCACCGTCAACATCTTGACGATGTTCGCCCTGACGCTCGCGATCGGGCTTGTCGTGGACGACGCGATCGTCGTCGTCGAAGCGGTGGAGCGCCACATCGATGAGGGCCTTGCGCCGCTCGCCGCAGCGGAGGCCGCGATGCGCCAGGTCCAGGCGCCCATCATCGGCATCGTGCTCGTGCTCGACGCCGTGTTCCTCCCGACCGCCTTCATCGGCGGCCTCAGCGGACAGCTGTACCGGCAGTTTGCGCTCACCCTGGTCTCGGCCGTGACCCTCTCTGGGCTGGTGGCGCTCACGCTGACGCCGGCGCTCTGCGGGCTGCTGCTGCAGCCCCGCGCCGCCGCCCGCGGGCCGCTCGCCTGGTTCTTCGGGGGGTTCAACGCCCTCTTCGCGTGGGGCACCGATCTCTACATCAGGCTGCTCCGCTGGGCGATCCGCGTCCGGTGGGGTATGCTCGTCGCCCTCGCGCTTGTCGCCCTGATCGCGTTCGAGATCGTACGCATCCTACCGTCAACGTTCGTGCCGATCGAGGACCAGGGGTTCTTCGTCGTCGCGTTCCGCCTGCCCGACGGGGCAACGCAGGATCGCACCGAAAACGTCGAGCGGAAGGCCGAGCAGTTCCTGCGGACTCTTCCCGGCGTCGACCAGATCTTTACGATCGGGGGCTACGACATTCTCGGCGGCGGGGTCATCAACTCCAACGCCTTTGCCGCGTTCGTCACCCTGCGGCCCTGGGACGAACGCCGCTCCCGCGACGAGCAGCTGTTTCCGCTCCTCGTGCGCGCCAACGCCGCGTTCTCCCGGTTTCCCGAAGCGATCGGGTTCGCGTTCCCGCTTCCGCCGCTCCCCGGGGAGGGCAACGTCAACGGGTTCCAGTTCATCGCGGAAGACCGAAACGGCACCAGCGACTTCAACGCGCTGGCGCGGGTGGCGCAGGGGGTCATCGGCGCCGCGAGCACCCATCCCGAGGTGACCGCGCTGTCCACCGGGTTCCGCACGACGACGCCGCGCTACAACGTGGTCGTGAACCGGGACAAAGCCGCGACCCTCGGCGTGTCGTTGGACAGCGTCTACCAGGGCCTGTCCGCGTTCCTCGGCGGGCTGCAGATCAACAACGTGACCCTCTTCGGGCGGGTTTACAAGGTCATGATCCAGGCCGAGCCGGCGTTCCGCATGACCGCGGACAACATCGGGGGGCTGTACGTCCGCAGCGCGGCAGGCGGCATGGTGCCGCTCAGCACGCTCGTCGCGGTCACCCCGGGCAGCGGACCGGCGACCGTCACGCGCTACAACGGCTACTATGCCGCCGAGATCGACGGGCAGGCCCCGTTCGGCGCCAGCTCCGCGCGTGCGATCGACGTGATGGAACAGGTGGCGCGCACGGCGCTTCCCGCCGGGTACGGATACGAGTGGACCGGGTTGGCCTATCAGGAGAAACAGGCCGGGGGCACTCAGGCGCTGATCTTCATGCTCGCGCTCGTGCTCGTGTTTCTGCTTCTCGCGGCGCTCTACGAGAGCTGGTCCATTCCGTTCAGCATCTTGCTCAGCGTGCCCATCGCGGCGTTCGGCTCGCTCGCGGCTATTATGGTGCGCGGGATCCTGTTCCGGGATGTGCTCAGCGATGTCTACGTGCAAATCGGACTGGTCATGCTCATCGGTCTCACGGCGAAGAACGCGATCCTGATCGTCGAGTTCGCCAAGGAACAGCATGAACGGGAGGGGTTGCCTGTGATCGACGCCGCGATCGCGGGGGCGCGGTTGCGGCTTCGCCCGATCCTGATGACGTCGCTCGCGTTCGTGTTCGCCGCGATGCCGATGGTGTTCGCCACGGGCGCCGGCGCCAACTCGCGCCACTCGCTCGGCACCGGCGTGGTGGGCGGCATGACCACGGCCACCTTGATGGGGATCTTCTTTATCCCCGTGCTCTACGTGCTGGTGGCGGGCGGTCGCGGGCGGCGCGGACATCGCGACACGCCACCGTCCCCTGCCCCCGATGCACCAAGCGCACCGGCGCCGGAAACCGCGCCTGGGGAGGGATCCTCCGACCACGGAACGCCACCGGGCTCGGAGCGCGACCCGGGATAG
- a CDS encoding long-chain fatty acid--CoA ligase, whose protein sequence is MRYQLTLPAMLERGEGLFPGREIVSRTASGIFRYTYRDFGQRVRRLASALTTLGVRKGDRVATLAWNQHRHLEAYFAIPSIGAVYHTLNLRLPQAHLTHIINHAEDGIILVDADLIPLLEAIAPQLTTVTRYIVMSDGDVPATGLPNVSSYEQLLSSAAPMRRWPELDEWDPAGMCFSSATTGMPKGVTFTHRALWLHGLALSLADTVAVSQQDTILPIVPMFHVNAWGLPFSGVWMGAKLVLPGPRPDARAYCELIQNEKVTLAAGVPSVWMAVLALLENETFDLSSLNRVLCGGSAAPRAVIEGMEKRLGARFIHAYGMTEAAPLTHVCSLKPHMAAWDDDRRYDVKVRQGLLVPGLEMRVVGGDGGDVPWDGKTMGEVWLRGPWIADEYYRDPRTADTFQNGWYRTGDVATVDPEGYLGIVDRMKDVIKSGGEWISSVDLENAIIAHPSVAEASVVGVAHPKWQERPLACVVAKPGRTVTKEDILEHLKGRFPSWWTPDDVVFIAEVPKTSVGKYDKKVLRERYANYLLEAKTERAR, encoded by the coding sequence ATGCGGTACCAGTTGACGTTGCCGGCCATGCTCGAACGAGGCGAGGGGCTCTTCCCGGGGCGGGAGATCGTATCGCGGACCGCCTCCGGGATCTTCCGGTACACGTACCGAGACTTCGGACAGCGGGTGCGACGGCTGGCCTCGGCGCTCACCACGCTCGGCGTGCGCAAGGGTGATCGCGTCGCCACGTTGGCCTGGAACCAGCACCGGCACCTGGAGGCGTACTTCGCGATTCCGTCGATCGGTGCGGTGTACCACACCCTGAATCTCCGGTTGCCCCAGGCGCACCTCACCCACATCATCAACCATGCCGAGGATGGGATCATCCTCGTTGATGCGGACCTGATCCCGCTGCTGGAAGCGATCGCGCCGCAACTGACGACCGTCACCCGCTACATCGTCATGAGCGACGGCGATGTTCCGGCCACCGGGCTGCCGAACGTGTCGTCCTACGAGCAGCTGCTGTCGTCGGCGGCGCCGATGCGTCGGTGGCCGGAGCTGGACGAGTGGGACCCGGCCGGCATGTGCTTCTCTTCAGCCACGACCGGCATGCCGAAAGGCGTCACGTTTACGCACCGGGCCCTGTGGCTACACGGACTGGCGCTGTCGCTGGCGGACACGGTCGCGGTCTCGCAGCAGGATACGATCCTGCCCATTGTGCCGATGTTCCACGTCAACGCGTGGGGCCTTCCGTTTTCCGGCGTGTGGATGGGCGCCAAGCTGGTGCTGCCCGGGCCGCGCCCGGACGCGCGTGCGTACTGCGAGCTGATCCAGAACGAGAAGGTGACGCTGGCGGCCGGGGTCCCATCCGTGTGGATGGCGGTCCTCGCGCTGCTGGAGAACGAGACATTCGACCTATCGAGCCTGAACCGGGTGTTGTGCGGCGGGTCCGCAGCGCCGCGCGCGGTGATCGAGGGCATGGAGAAGCGGCTCGGCGCGCGGTTCATCCACGCGTACGGCATGACCGAGGCCGCGCCGCTCACGCACGTGTGCAGCCTCAAGCCGCACATGGCGGCGTGGGACGACGACCGCAGGTACGACGTGAAGGTTCGGCAAGGGCTCCTCGTCCCCGGCCTGGAGATGCGGGTCGTGGGCGGTGATGGCGGCGACGTGCCGTGGGACGGCAAGACGATGGGCGAGGTCTGGCTCCGCGGCCCCTGGATCGCCGATGAATACTATCGGGACCCACGCACGGCCGACACGTTTCAGAACGGCTGGTACCGCACGGGGGACGTGGCGACGGTCGACCCCGAGGGATATCTCGGCATCGTCGACCGGATGAAGGACGTCATCAAGTCCGGCGGCGAGTGGATCTCGTCGGTCGATCTCGAGAACGCGATCATCGCCCATCCCTCGGTCGCCGAGGCATCGGTCGTCGGCGTCGCGCATCCCAAGTGGCAGGAGCGGCCCCTGGCCTGCGTCGTCGCCAAGCCCGGGCGCACGGTGACGAAGGAAGACATTCTCGAGCACCTCAAGGGCCGGTTCCCATCCTGGTGGACGCCCGACGACGTGGTCTTCATCGCCGAAGTGCCGAAGACGAGCGTCGGCAAATACGACAAGAAAGTGCTCCGGGAGCGGTACGCAAACTACCTGTTGGAGGCCAAGACCGAGCGGGCGCGCTGA
- a CDS encoding acyl-CoA dehydrogenase family protein → MTARTVGSEQEMGAPHPVGGQWLLEPSLPGDVYTPERFTDEHRLMARSVRTWLQHEVEPVDARLEEKDLSLLKSVLRKAADLGVFAADVPADYGGLESDRIMGLVLAETISRGSLSSSVGAHVTIGMLPIVFFGTPAQRARYLPRMVTGELIGAYALTEPTAGSDALSIRTRAVPEPGGAAYRISGTKQFITNGGIADVFILYAKVDGTQFTCFIIDRETPGFAVGPEEHKLGITGSSTTSLFLDDVRVPRDRVLGEIGRGHTIAFNILNVGRLKLAAGCVGAAKHALRHAVAYAQERSQFGHPIASFGLIRQKLAAMATRLYLAESMVYRAGGLLDRALGRVDRDGDAEPKDVAGALEEHAPECAINKVFASEMLDLVVDEMVQIYGGSGFIESYPAARAYRDARINRLYEGTNEINRLLISGQLLRRAAGGRLPLLDAARHAADTLGQAATGPTPPGGESDPADVLSRMKTVALACLGRAIERFGKEVTEQQEVLAWLSDLIITVFAVESGVLRARQNGGASGDGLMARIGALAAAEALPSFADAAARIVVAAEGTAGARQTLAGVQRLLATTPVDPVAGPRAVAESVLEMGGYRLGLPAV, encoded by the coding sequence GTGACGGCGCGGACGGTGGGGAGTGAGCAGGAGATGGGCGCGCCGCACCCCGTAGGCGGACAGTGGCTGCTCGAACCGTCTCTCCCCGGGGACGTGTACACGCCCGAGCGCTTCACGGACGAACACCGCCTCATGGCCCGCTCCGTCCGAACGTGGCTCCAGCACGAGGTCGAGCCGGTCGACGCGCGGCTGGAGGAGAAGGATCTGTCTCTCCTCAAGAGCGTGCTCAGGAAGGCCGCCGACCTCGGCGTCTTCGCGGCGGATGTGCCGGCCGACTACGGAGGCCTGGAGAGCGACCGCATCATGGGCCTGGTGCTGGCCGAGACCATCTCCCGCGGGTCCCTCTCGTCGAGCGTTGGCGCACACGTGACGATCGGGATGCTGCCGATCGTCTTCTTCGGCACACCCGCCCAGCGTGCGCGCTATCTGCCACGGATGGTGACGGGGGAGCTGATCGGCGCCTACGCGCTGACCGAACCGACCGCCGGCTCGGATGCCCTCTCGATCCGCACCCGCGCGGTGCCGGAGCCGGGCGGCGCGGCGTACCGCATCAGCGGCACCAAGCAGTTCATCACGAATGGGGGCATCGCCGACGTCTTCATCCTGTACGCCAAAGTCGACGGGACCCAGTTCACGTGCTTCATCATCGACCGCGAGACGCCCGGGTTCGCCGTCGGCCCCGAGGAACACAAGCTCGGCATCACCGGGTCGTCGACCACGTCGTTGTTCCTGGACGACGTCCGGGTCCCTCGCGACCGCGTGCTCGGTGAGATTGGCCGGGGGCACACGATCGCGTTCAATATCCTGAACGTCGGCCGGCTCAAACTGGCCGCGGGGTGCGTCGGCGCGGCCAAGCACGCCCTCCGTCACGCGGTGGCGTATGCGCAAGAGCGCTCCCAGTTCGGGCATCCGATCGCGTCGTTCGGGCTGATCCGGCAGAAACTTGCGGCGATGGCCACGCGCCTGTATCTCGCCGAGAGCATGGTGTACCGCGCGGGCGGCCTGCTCGATCGCGCCCTGGGCCGAGTCGACCGCGACGGAGACGCGGAGCCCAAAGACGTGGCCGGGGCACTCGAGGAGCACGCGCCCGAGTGCGCGATCAACAAGGTCTTCGCCTCTGAGATGCTCGATCTGGTCGTGGACGAGATGGTGCAGATCTACGGGGGCTCCGGGTTCATCGAATCGTATCCCGCCGCGCGGGCGTACCGGGACGCGCGCATCAACCGGCTGTACGAAGGCACGAACGAGATCAACCGGCTGCTGATCTCCGGACAACTCCTCCGCCGGGCCGCCGGCGGACGCCTGCCGCTTCTGGACGCGGCGCGACACGCCGCCGACACGCTCGGTCAAGCCGCGACCGGGCCGACGCCACCCGGCGGGGAGAGTGACCCCGCCGATGTGCTGTCGCGGATGAAGACGGTCGCGCTCGCGTGTCTCGGACGGGCCATCGAGCGGTTCGGGAAGGAGGTCACCGAGCAGCAGGAGGTCCTGGCCTGGCTCAGCGACTTGATCATCACGGTGTTTGCCGTTGAGTCCGGCGTGCTGCGCGCGCGCCAGAACGGCGGGGCGTCGGGCGACGGCCTGATGGCGCGGATCGGCGCGCTGGCCGCGGCCGAGGCGCTGCCGTCCTTCGCCGATGCCGCGGCCAGGATCGTGGTGGCGGCCGAAGGGACCGCGGGGGCCCGCCAGACGCTCGCCGGCGTCCAGCGGTTGCTAGCGACGACGCCGGTGGACCCTGTCGCGGGACCCCGGGCGGTCGCGGAGAGCGTGCTCGAGATGGGCGGATACCGGCTGGGACTGCCGGCGGTGTAG
- a CDS encoding 3-hydroxyacyl-CoA dehydrogenase family protein yields METGTETRTAAVDGRVVHALCVVGAGAMGHQIAMLGALAGCRTSVVDVRAEALDTARSSVRAHAERWTQHNRLTEAQAADALARLRWSTSLADGAAEADFVIEAVVERLDEKQAVFRALDRLAPAHAILATNSSTIRASLLASVTARPDRVCNMHFFNPPLVIELVEVGMSPQTSETTAATAMQLARRMRRTPVLLRKEISGFLVNRILAALVDEAVRLYEGGIASFEDIDIAVKKGLGHPMGPFELMDFVGIDVAHDVRMQRFQETGDPAQRPARSVTDKCERGEFGRKTGKGWYTYPSPSAGATRRDGADGGE; encoded by the coding sequence GTGGAGACCGGCACGGAGACGAGGACCGCGGCCGTTGACGGTCGGGTGGTCCACGCGCTGTGCGTCGTCGGCGCCGGAGCGATGGGCCACCAGATCGCGATGCTGGGTGCGCTCGCCGGCTGCCGGACGTCCGTCGTGGACGTGCGGGCGGAGGCGCTGGACACCGCGCGGAGCAGCGTCCGAGCACACGCGGAGCGGTGGACGCAGCACAACCGCCTGACCGAAGCGCAGGCGGCGGACGCCCTGGCGCGGCTGCGCTGGTCCACCTCGTTGGCGGACGGCGCGGCGGAGGCGGATTTCGTCATCGAGGCGGTGGTCGAACGGCTCGACGAGAAGCAGGCGGTCTTCCGCGCGCTCGATCGCCTGGCGCCCGCTCACGCGATCCTCGCCACGAACTCCAGCACGATTCGCGCGTCCCTCCTCGCCTCGGTGACCGCGCGCCCCGATCGCGTCTGCAACATGCATTTCTTCAACCCGCCGCTCGTCATCGAACTCGTCGAGGTGGGGATGTCTCCGCAGACCAGCGAGACGACGGCCGCGACCGCGATGCAGCTCGCCCGCCGCATGCGCCGCACCCCCGTGCTGCTGCGCAAAGAGATCTCCGGATTCCTGGTCAACCGCATCCTCGCCGCCCTCGTCGACGAGGCGGTGCGTCTCTACGAGGGCGGGATCGCGTCGTTCGAAGACATCGACATCGCGGTGAAGAAGGGGCTGGGCCACCCGATGGGCCCGTTCGAACTGATGGACTTCGTCGGCATCGACGTTGCGCACGACGTCCGGATGCAGCGGTTCCAAGAAACCGGCGACCCCGCGCAGCGCCCCGCGCGCAGCGTGACCGACAAGTGCGAGCGCGGCGAGTTTGGGCGCAAGACCGGCAAGGGATGGTACACGTACCCGTCGCCGTCCGCCGGTGCGACCCGGCGTGACGGCGCGGACGGTGGGGAGTGA
- a CDS encoding acetyl-CoA C-acyltransferase, which translates to MSVVILDGARTAFGRFGGGLHRVSATQLGVAAARGALTKSGVAPNAVDHVAFGNVVQSSGDAVYLARHIGLGAGLRIECPAVTLNRLCGSGLEAAVYGARLIEAREADVVLAGGAENMSQAPFVVRGAREGLPLGPATLDDTLWAALTDQACGLGMAETAENLADRYHLTREAQDEFAARSHALAARARTSGRFAEEIIPVDAPGPGGRTAAVAEDEHIRPESTVDRLGKLPARFREAGTVTAGNSSGINDGAAAVVLASPGAADRLGARPLGRLVSWAAVGVPPDIMGIGPAPASREALARAELRLDQMDVIEINEAFAAQYLAVEAELGLDRARVNINGGAIALGHPIGASGARLLLTLLYELRHRGGRYGLASLCIGGGQGIAAVVEAA; encoded by the coding sequence ATGAGCGTTGTGATTCTTGATGGCGCACGCACCGCGTTCGGCCGCTTCGGCGGAGGTCTCCACCGCGTCTCGGCCACCCAGCTCGGCGTCGCGGCGGCACGCGGTGCCTTGACGAAGTCCGGGGTCGCTCCCAACGCCGTCGACCACGTTGCGTTCGGCAACGTCGTGCAATCGAGCGGGGATGCCGTGTACCTGGCGCGCCACATCGGGCTCGGCGCCGGCCTTCGCATCGAGTGTCCCGCGGTGACCCTCAACCGCCTGTGCGGATCGGGGCTTGAAGCGGCGGTCTACGGCGCCCGGCTGATCGAGGCGCGGGAAGCCGACGTGGTGCTGGCCGGCGGCGCGGAAAACATGAGCCAGGCCCCGTTCGTCGTCCGGGGCGCCCGCGAAGGGCTGCCGCTCGGACCGGCGACCTTGGACGACACGTTGTGGGCCGCGCTGACCGACCAGGCCTGCGGACTCGGGATGGCGGAAACCGCCGAAAATTTGGCAGACCGCTACCACCTCACGCGGGAGGCGCAGGACGAGTTTGCGGCTCGGAGTCACGCCCTGGCCGCCCGCGCGCGGACGAGCGGCCGGTTCGCCGAAGAAATCATCCCGGTCGATGCGCCGGGTCCCGGTGGACGCACCGCGGCGGTCGCCGAGGACGAGCACATTCGGCCCGAGAGCACCGTGGACAGACTCGGCAAGTTGCCCGCGCGGTTTCGGGAGGCCGGCACGGTCACCGCTGGAAACAGCAGCGGCATCAACGACGGCGCGGCGGCCGTGGTCCTCGCCTCGCCCGGCGCGGCCGACCGTCTGGGTGCCCGGCCGCTCGGTCGCTTGGTCTCGTGGGCCGCAGTCGGCGTGCCTCCGGACATCATGGGCATCGGGCCGGCCCCGGCGAGCCGGGAGGCGCTTGCGCGTGCCGAACTGCGGCTTGACCAGATGGATGTCATCGAGATCAACGAGGCGTTTGCCGCGCAGTACCTGGCGGTCGAGGCCGAGTTGGGACTCGATCGCGCCCGCGTCAACATCAACGGGGGGGCGATTGCACTCGGGCATCCGATCGGCGCAAGCGGCGCGCGGCTGCTGCTGACTCTGCTCTACGAACTTCGGCATCGCGGCGGACGGTACGGCCTGGCGTCCCTCTGCATCGGCGGGGGGCAGGGGATCGCTGCGGTGGTCGAGGCTGCCTGA
- a CDS encoding PPOX class F420-dependent oxidoreductase: MFSESERAYLRSQRLARIATVSPAAQPDVAPVAYEFDGTHLYVGGLSMTRTLKYRNARAHPRVAIVVDDAGEGPRAPRGVKIHGSATLEARDGPRGPRPVLKITPAAHWSWGIEGPTFREGAPVIKKTSWSRGS; the protein is encoded by the coding sequence ATGTTCTCGGAGTCGGAGCGCGCCTACCTTCGGTCGCAGCGGCTCGCCCGGATCGCGACGGTGTCGCCGGCGGCGCAGCCGGACGTCGCGCCGGTGGCGTACGAGTTCGACGGGACGCACCTCTACGTGGGCGGGCTGTCGATGACGCGCACGCTCAAGTACCGCAACGCCCGTGCTCACCCCCGCGTCGCGATCGTGGTGGACGATGCCGGCGAGGGCCCGCGAGCCCCGCGGGGCGTGAAGATCCACGGCAGCGCGACGCTCGAGGCGCGAGACGGGCCCCGAGGGCCGAGGCCGGTCCTGAAGATCACGCCGGCGGCCCACTGGAGTTGGGGGATCGAGGGCCCGACGTTTCGCGAGGGTGCGCCCGTGATCAAAAAGACGAGCTGGTCTCGGGGATCGTGA